In one Dermacentor variabilis isolate Ectoservices chromosome 4, ASM5094787v1, whole genome shotgun sequence genomic region, the following are encoded:
- the IntS9 gene encoding integrator complex subunit 9: MKLFCLSSNPNKPCSVLKFKNTLIMFDCGLDATSVLGFLPLPLVLSTRLSNLPLWIPRDAGDAQLEGEFKEANGRVFVDSAPEFCLPETGLVDFADIDVILISNYQSMLALPYVTERTGFKGTVYMTEPTLLIGRQFMEELVTYIERTPKPRTATKWKHQALKFLQLPSLDLGKPRSWRQLYSMQDVNSSLSKVKVVGFAEKVDVFGMVQVSAVSSGYCLGSCNWIVTADHEKIVYMSGSSTLTTHPKPIEHGPLRNADALILTSLTQTPLANPDTMLGEFCITVAMTVKMGGNVLIPCYPSGVTYDLFECLSGHLETTGQVNVPMYFLSPVAENSLAYSSILAEWLSSAKQAKVYIPEEPFPHAQLVRGGRLKPFSSIKAEGFTADFHTPCIVFAGHPSLRFGDVVHFMELWGPSPNNVVIFTEPDFNLAEAIAPFQPMAMKALCFPIDTSLSFVQANKLIRDLKPTNIVLPLQYTLPPLLQPHRSDLVIEAECEVQTYTRGSIVHIPVQRRYQRIEMTSELAESVVPVEVKCGLGIATITGALHVNNNRCMLKPLQKEPSGSKKWNGQTPPKIYTWGSLDVTEFARKLEQAGFTDVKVENTASGMIVHLPNEDTIIQVDEHSTHVFCEGDYAIRTQLRDLLLQCLNKF; this comes from the exons ATGAAACTC tTCTGTTTGAGCAGCAACCCAAACAAGCCATGCAGCGTACTGAAGTTCAAGAACACTCTCATCATGTTCGACTGTGGTCTGGATGCAACGTCCGTCCTTGGATTCCTGCCTCTACCACTTGTCCTCAG CACACGGCTCTCAAACTTACCCCTGTGGATTCCAAGAGATGCTGGTGATGCACAGTTAGAAGGG GAGTTCAAGGAGGCAAATGGACGTGTGTTTGTTGACAGTGCCCCGGAATTCTGCCTTCCAGAG ACTGGTCTCGTTGACTTTGCCGATATCGATGTCATCCTCATTTCCAACTACCAGTCCATGTTGGCATTACCTTATGTCACGGAAAGGACAGGCTTCAAGGGAACCGTCTACATGACTGAGCCAACCCTCCTTATCGGAAG GCAGTTCATGGAAGAGCTTGTCACCTACATAGAAAGAACTCCCAAGCCAAGAACTGCAACCAAATGGAAGCACCAGGCTCTAAA GTTCCTGCAGCTCCCATCACTTGACTTGGGAAAACCGAGGTCTTGGCGACAGTTGTACAGCATGCAAGATGTGAACAGCAGCCTTTCCAAAGTCAAGGTGGTTGGGTTTGCCGAGAAAGTG GATGTATTTGGAATGGTTCAAGTGTCTGCAGTCAGCTCCGGTTATTGCTTGGGTAGCTGCAACTGGATTGTCACAGCTGATCATGAAAAG ATTGTGTACATGTCGGGTTCATCAACATTGACTACGCACCCAAAGCCAATTGAGCACGGACCCCTAAGGAATGCTGATGCACTCATCCTGACCAGCTTGACGCAGACACCATTGGCCAACCCAGACACCATGCTTGGAGAGTTCTGCATCACAGTAG CTATGACTGTAAAGATGGGAGGCAATGTGCTCATCCCTTGCTACCCATCAGGTGTGACCTACGACCTCTTTGAGTGCCTCTCTGGTCACCTAGAGACCACTGGGCAGGTCAATGTCCCCATGTACTTCTTGTCACCTGTGGCCGAGAATTCGCTTGCATACTCGTCCATACTTGCCGAATG GCTTTCCTCGGCCAAGCAGGCAAAAGTGTATATACCTGAAGAGCCTTTCCCCCATGCTCAATTGGTGCGTGGAGGCAGGTTAAAACCTTTTTCCAGCATCAAAG CTGAAGGATTCACTGCTGATTTTCACACCCCGTGTATTGTGTTTGCTGGCCACCCTTCCCTTCGGTTTGGTGATGTGGTTCACTTCATGGAGCTTTGGGGGCCGTCACCAAATAATGTCGTCATATTCACAG AACCCGACTTCAACTTGGCAGAAGCAATTGCACCATTTCAACCCATGGCAATGAAG GCACTGTGCTTCCCCATCGACACGAGTCTCAGCTTTGTACAGGCCAACAAGCTCATCCGTGACTTGAAGCCGACCAACATTGTTCTGCCCCTGCAGTACACGTTGCCACCGCTCTTGCAGCCGCACCGCAGTGACCTTGTCATTGAAGCG GAATGTGAGGTACAAACCTACACGCGCGGCAGCATTGTTCACATTCCAGTTCAGCGGAGGTACCAGCGAATTGAAATGACTTCCGAG CTGGCTGAGTCCGTAGTGCCCGTGGAAGTGAAGTGTGGGCTGGGCATTGCAACTATTACTGGCGCACTTCACGTCAATAACAACCGCTGCATGCTCAAG CCACTACAGAAAGAACCGAGTGGAAGCAAGAAGTGGAACGGCCAGACACCCCCAAAGATCTACACCTGGGGAAGCCTGGATGTCACAGAATTTGCGCGGAAATTAGAACAG GCCGGATTTACTGATGTTAAGGTGGAGAACACTGCATCCGGGATGATTGTTCATTTG CCAAACGAAGACACAATCATTCAAGTGGACGAGCATTCTACGCATGTATTTTGCGAAGGTGATTATGCTATTCGAACCCAGCTCAGAGACCTCTTGCTGCAATGTCTCAACAAGTTTTAA
- the LOC142578333 gene encoding uncharacterized protein LOC142578333, with translation MLLHPRAAARRTAPRLHLEGVQLSWSTAVTYLGLRIDHRLAWLPAVKTLHVQVLRVRKAVSQLLARGQGCTTGWALRLYDAAATSRLRYALPLVALPPARLKKLELQHRAAIRLCLGAPRSSQVAATLAEAGAWPLSLLLLQQGLRHVDRLHHAPDGSALLSRLRSRPHSQMGRLCGLHEEVIGRPPANNAQLPPPQRPPIPITTELPGVSKRRSPTCALQQTAASLLHEDHGGNLQIYVDGSVMPDTGSSTAACVVPTLRKKELPVTPVTIYCDSKAALLSLQRPERASLGVALLSTRLMALQEAGCSVSLHWLPAHVGIPGNEEADALAKRAHHCVVPPSLAVTANDFTSHRLRRHLLACHPDKRLSLGRPPRPLLQRGLARRGTSLLLRLRIGCCWTGARRHRHGLIASPACASSGEPETLEHLLLACPAYLQQRDRLLQEF, from the exons ATGCTGCTCCACCCAAGAGCAGCCGCCCGCCGCACAGCACCCCGACTGCACCTGGAAGGCGTCCAGTTATCCTGGAGCACTGCAGTGAcgtacctggggctgcgcattgatcaCCGACTGGCCTGGCTGCCTGCTGTCAAGACCCTGCATGTTCAGGTCCTCCGGGTCCGCAAGGCAGTCTCCCAGCTTCTTGCCCgaggacagggctgtaccactgGGTGGGCACTGCGGCTGTACGATGCAGCAGCCACCTCACGCCTGCGGTACGCCCTCCCACTCGTGGCACTACCACCTGCCCGTCTCAAGAAgctggagctgcagcatcgggCCGCGATTAGGCTCTGCCTGGGCGCTCCCCGCAGCTCCCAAGTCGCTGCAACATTGGCCGAGGCGGGAGCATGGCCCCTGTCACTCCTCCTCCTGCAGCAGGGGCTACGCCATGTTGACCGCCTCCACCATGCACCAGACGGCAGTGCCCTGCTCTCCCGACTGCGCTCGCGGCCCCATTCACAGATGGGCAGACTCTGTGGGCTGCACGAAGAGGTGATTGGGAGGCCTCCAGCGAACAACGCACAGCTGCCTCCTCCCCAAAGACCACCCATACCCATCACCACAGAGCTGCCCGGCGTTTCCAAACGGCGCTCCCCGACTTGTGCCCTTCAACAGACGGCTGCCTCCCTCCTGCATGAGGACCACGGAGGAAACCTGCAGATCTACGTTGACGGCTCGGTGATGCCGGACACAGGCTCGTCGactgcggcctgcgtggtgccCACTTTGCGGAAGA AGGAGCTGCCAGTGACCCCAGTGACCAtctactgcgactccaaggcggcacttCTCAGCCTGCAGAGGCCAGAAAGGGCCAGCCTCGGGGTTGCCCTGCTCTCGACAAGGCTGATGGCGCTCCAGGAGGCGGGCTGCTCAGTGTCCCTGCACTGGCTTCCAGCCCACGTAGGGATACCGGGCAACGAGGAAGCAGATGCACTGGCAAAGCGTGCCCACCACTGCGTGGTCCCGCCCAGCCTGGCAGTGACAGCCAATGATTTCACAAGCCACAGGCTTCGGCGCCATCTGCTGGCCTGCCATCCGGACAAGCGGCTGTCCTTGGGTCGCCCTCCGCGACCACTTCTACAGCGCGGCCTCGCACGTAGGGGGACCTCCCTCCTTCTGCGACTAAGGATTGGCTGCTGTTGGACGGGTGCTCGCCGCCACAGGCACGGCCTCATCGCCTCTCCAGCCTGTGCCTCCAGTGGGGAGCCCgagaccctggagcacctcctACTGGCCTGCCCTGCTTACCTGCAGCAGCGTGACCGTCTCCTGCAGGAGTTCTGA